A genome region from Streptomyces xanthophaeus includes the following:
- a CDS encoding cytochrome P450 family protein, which yields MAQQDAAPDGGGELHEIVSAVSRGAPEYRQCPHPMYAALREQDPVCRLTPPHGIETYLITRYDDARDALSDPRFSKNMHGAIDTYHAVYGSFFDALDDNVLFSDPPRHTRLRRVLRSAFTPRRVEQMRPRITEIAENILRECRKAGTVDLMAAFAFPLPVAVLCELMGIPQEDRPEILEQFAVVTRSRFDPSRRAELKAAEERLQHRLERLIADTREHPSDSFLSDLLQAEERLEDPELVASLWVLFFAGHKTTAYQIGNSVLNLLLRPDQAALLRKDPALVPRAVEEMLRFEGSVETSTFRYAAQDAEIRGTAIPEGSLVQIAISSANRDPEKFGLPDELDVTREGLQGTHLGFGHGTHYCLGAPLARLELEIALATLLREFPDMELADAQETGRAWLKGPVPAFRGLEHLRLVLEPHRPGADPDESSLASVASGR from the coding sequence ATGGCGCAGCAGGATGCGGCACCGGACGGCGGCGGAGAGCTGCACGAGATCGTGTCGGCCGTGTCCCGGGGCGCGCCGGAGTACCGGCAGTGCCCCCATCCGATGTACGCCGCCCTGCGCGAGCAGGACCCGGTGTGCCGGCTGACCCCTCCCCACGGGATCGAGACGTACCTGATCACCCGTTACGACGATGCCCGTGACGCCCTGTCGGACCCCCGGTTCAGCAAGAACATGCACGGCGCCATCGACACCTACCACGCCGTGTACGGCAGCTTCTTCGACGCGCTCGACGACAACGTGCTCTTCTCGGACCCGCCCCGGCACACGCGGCTGCGCCGCGTCCTGCGGAGCGCCTTCACCCCCCGGCGGGTCGAGCAGATGCGCCCGAGGATCACCGAGATCGCCGAGAACATCCTGCGTGAATGCCGGAAGGCGGGCACGGTCGACCTCATGGCCGCGTTCGCGTTCCCGCTGCCCGTCGCTGTCCTGTGCGAGCTGATGGGCATTCCGCAGGAGGACCGCCCGGAGATCCTGGAGCAGTTCGCGGTGGTGACCCGCTCCCGGTTCGACCCCAGCAGGAGGGCGGAGCTGAAGGCGGCCGAGGAGCGACTGCAGCACCGGCTGGAGCGGCTCATCGCGGACACGCGCGAGCACCCGTCGGACTCCTTCCTCAGCGACCTCCTCCAGGCGGAGGAGCGGCTGGAGGATCCCGAACTGGTCGCGTCGCTGTGGGTCCTGTTCTTCGCCGGCCACAAGACCACCGCCTACCAGATCGGCAATTCCGTCCTCAACCTGCTGCTCCGCCCCGATCAGGCGGCGCTGCTGCGCAAGGACCCCGCGCTCGTCCCGCGGGCGGTCGAGGAGATGCTGCGCTTCGAGGGCTCGGTGGAGACGTCGACCTTCCGGTACGCGGCGCAGGACGCCGAGATCCGGGGCACGGCGATCCCCGAGGGCTCCCTCGTGCAGATCGCGATCTCCTCGGCCAACCGGGACCCCGAGAAGTTCGGCCTCCCCGACGAGCTGGACGTGACGCGCGAGGGCCTCCAGGGCACGCACCTGGGGTTCGGGCACGGAACGCACTACTGCCTGGGGGCACCGCTGGCGCGGCTCGAACTCGAGATCGCGCTCGCCACCCTCCTGCGGGAGTTCCCGGACATGGAGCTCGCGGACGCGCAGGAGACCGGCAGGGCGTGGCTCAAGGGTCCGGTGCCGGCGTTCCGGGGCCTCGAACACCTCCGGCTCGTCCTGGAGCCGCACCGCCCCGGCGCGGACCCGGACGAGTCGTCCCTGGCCTCCGTGGCCTCCGGCAGGTAA
- a CDS encoding alkaline phosphatase PhoX, with protein MSVTRRSLLAAGGIAFSGVLGALFAGGGSPAAARAPRTPRTYRGYGPLVADPRGLLDLPAGFTYQVLSRAGGPLRSGEGPVPANCDGMAAFEAGGGRVRLVRNHENRTTAALRVPAVPGLTYDPQALGGCTALELDAAGRVTGERVALAGTAVNCAGGRTPWNTWLSCEETEDRAGTSGYTRDHGYVFEVDPADPHRSGAVPLTAMGRFAHEAVAVDPYRGVVYETEDAFVRPFGLFYRFLPERPLGGLGSLRAGGRLEALRVPGLADLAVVDEPGAEFPVEWVPVPDPSAAGTPIRLQDFGPGGITHAQKLEGCYWGDGGVHFVSSFARSGEGAAADHHGQVWFYDPRRARLRLDVRFGPAADIAMPGDSPDNICLAPDGGLMVCEDGGGAQYVFGVTVGGEVYPMARNAEDIGRPGAPEWGEFAGVTFSPDGRTMYVNAYAPGTTFAVTGPWH; from the coding sequence ATGTCCGTCACCCGGCGCAGCCTGCTCGCCGCGGGCGGGATCGCCTTCAGCGGGGTGCTCGGCGCGCTGTTCGCCGGTGGCGGCTCCCCGGCCGCCGCCCGGGCCCCGCGGACCCCCCGCACGTACCGCGGCTACGGGCCGCTGGTGGCCGACCCGCGCGGGCTGCTCGACCTGCCCGCCGGGTTCACCTACCAGGTGCTCTCCCGGGCCGGCGGGCCGCTGCGCTCCGGCGAGGGGCCCGTGCCCGCCAACTGCGACGGCATGGCCGCCTTCGAGGCCGGCGGCGGCCGCGTGCGCCTCGTCCGCAACCACGAGAACCGCACCACCGCCGCCCTGCGCGTCCCCGCCGTCCCGGGACTGACCTACGACCCCCAGGCCCTCGGCGGCTGCACCGCCCTGGAACTGGACGCGGCCGGGCGGGTCACCGGCGAGCGCGTCGCCCTCGCGGGCACCGCCGTCAACTGCGCGGGCGGCCGCACCCCCTGGAACACCTGGCTGAGCTGCGAGGAGACCGAGGACCGCGCGGGCACGTCCGGCTACACCCGCGACCACGGCTACGTATTCGAGGTGGACCCGGCCGACCCGCACCGCTCGGGCGCGGTCCCGCTCACCGCGATGGGCCGCTTCGCGCACGAGGCCGTCGCCGTGGACCCGTACCGCGGGGTCGTCTACGAGACCGAGGACGCCTTCGTCCGGCCGTTCGGGCTGTTCTACCGGTTCCTGCCGGAGCGGCCGCTCGGCGGGCTCGGCTCGCTGCGGGCCGGGGGCCGGCTGGAGGCCCTGCGGGTGCCGGGGCTCGCGGACCTGGCGGTGGTGGACGAGCCGGGGGCGGAGTTCCCGGTGGAGTGGGTGCCCGTACCGGACCCGTCGGCGGCCGGAACGCCGATCCGGCTCCAGGACTTCGGGCCGGGCGGGATCACCCACGCGCAGAAGCTGGAGGGCTGCTACTGGGGCGACGGCGGGGTGCACTTCGTGTCCAGCTTCGCGCGCAGCGGCGAGGGCGCGGCCGCCGACCACCACGGGCAGGTGTGGTTCTACGATCCGCGGCGCGCCCGGCTGCGCCTGGACGTGCGCTTCGGCCCGGCCGCCGACATCGCGATGCCCGGGGACTCCCCCGACAACATCTGCCTGGCCCCGGACGGCGGGCTGATGGTGTGCGAGGACGGCGGCGGCGCACAGTACGTCTTCGGGGTGACGGTGGGCGGTGAGGTCTATCCGATGGCCCGCAACGCCGAGGACATCGGCCGGCCGGGGGCCCCGGAGTGGGGGGAGTTCGCCGGGGTCACCTTCTCCCCGGACGGGCGGACGATGTACGTGAACGCCTATGCGCCGGGGACCACGTTCGCGGTGACGGGGCCCTGGCACTAG
- a CDS encoding RICIN domain-containing protein: protein MAERARPSGALSGTELESLLALRRSFQEKKDATGPRRDLNPGPVPESAAAVPNLATISANAYAWGYDFILPGAAVTALRDSGTFKELLGTMPPEVEPVIPVVEAHLASDLASLAALDQGAGVILTATWTAPDTLVPRPMFWAFISTWLGQNLVLDVEGASPQSGAQLVINPYNASYPPNQSWSYVNNLYLYNGSGKVVEIADSDPSDSARVQINDYTGAPNQQWAIAGDGLIRSLMNGNVLDVSGGLARPGTPVISYHPKYPATMNPPTNQGWSSDLGVDFLCNNLVTVIKNNTPVIMTVQGYPQKTTAVAYGDAVQILSPGEVAVYTSNYYNAVAGDNAMNYVVYAENASGVSVSFDAHQHFCGLAAGEVWVDNVTGANGYSLNSPKSDWYEGDHHYELPGTIVSSLEWNPNG, encoded by the coding sequence ATGGCTGAACGTGCACGCCCTTCGGGGGCTCTCTCCGGTACAGAACTGGAGTCGCTGCTGGCACTACGGCGATCGTTCCAGGAAAAGAAGGACGCAACCGGCCCGAGGCGGGACCTGAATCCTGGTCCCGTACCGGAGTCGGCTGCTGCGGTCCCGAATCTCGCCACCATTTCGGCCAATGCCTACGCCTGGGGATACGATTTCATCCTCCCGGGCGCGGCCGTAACTGCCCTGCGGGACAGTGGCACGTTCAAGGAACTACTCGGCACGATGCCCCCCGAGGTCGAGCCCGTCATCCCTGTGGTGGAGGCTCATCTGGCCAGCGACCTGGCCTCCCTCGCTGCCCTGGACCAAGGGGCGGGCGTGATCCTCACCGCCACCTGGACGGCCCCCGACACACTGGTTCCGCGACCGATGTTCTGGGCATTCATCTCGACCTGGCTGGGCCAGAACCTGGTGCTGGACGTCGAAGGGGCCTCGCCCCAGTCGGGTGCACAGCTCGTCATCAATCCGTACAACGCCTCCTACCCCCCGAACCAGAGTTGGAGCTACGTCAACAACCTCTACCTCTACAACGGGTCCGGTAAGGTCGTGGAGATCGCCGACTCCGATCCGAGCGACAGCGCCAGAGTCCAGATCAACGACTACACCGGTGCACCGAATCAGCAGTGGGCGATCGCCGGCGACGGCCTCATCCGGAGCCTGATGAACGGAAATGTCCTCGACGTCTCCGGCGGCTTGGCCCGTCCCGGCACTCCGGTGATCTCGTACCACCCGAAATACCCGGCCACTATGAATCCGCCCACCAACCAAGGCTGGTCATCGGATCTCGGCGTCGATTTCTTGTGCAACAACTTGGTGACGGTCATCAAGAACAACACACCCGTCATCATGACCGTACAGGGATACCCGCAGAAAACCACGGCGGTGGCCTACGGAGACGCGGTGCAGATCCTTTCGCCGGGCGAGGTCGCTGTGTACACGTCGAATTACTACAATGCCGTCGCCGGCGACAACGCGATGAACTATGTCGTTTACGCCGAAAACGCCTCGGGGGTATCGGTCTCGTTCGACGCCCATCAGCACTTCTGCGGTCTGGCGGCTGGAGAGGTCTGGGTCGACAACGTCACCGGAGCGAACGGCTACTCGCTGAACAGCCCGAAGAGCGACTGGTACGAGGGCGACCATCACTACGAGCTGCCCGGCACGATCGTCTCCTCGTTGGAGTGGAACCCGAACGGCTAA